From one Phaeodactylum tricornutum CCAP 1055/1 chromosome 16, whole genome shotgun sequence genomic stretch:
- a CDS encoding predicted protein: MGGPNQKCEETPVSQQEKLTRWREERQRKQKSTKNQSSFILTKSLNRSRISLGGNSLSSLPAQQTTEVQERIPNRVIRGAKSIDDARSRLFRQTKNNFRSPLVSVANVRCPAHPGSSRETKLCLNKQLSLLEMSNCKQAPLDATKSTSTSPFCSWVALDTPQSTSPLSWNEDYVELAEPPIDSTPIPQTSKVCRQSMLDYQAAPQSKLSRNRASGEQLRDDLPLLESALQEFQQGLDSFDWRNETTEESAQGMDPICRSYSGEDPQFLLPIPSSREANSTKQHNKASTSADIAQRHLSQDSELRTNTSVEKPSIRQRSQAPFAFPSLGHPSLLRQISNPEDNGLPIPAPLTTPRNSSFLTLDLETPEEDWPRRQDAKQLLLPIPSLREHLPPFKDKAPKSDFPSREEFIDYTKGENSGTEKNKTAFSSQKESSWERSPSNIQPIKASLPKTANSNLAEPRLQEMQVWDLKDEDDSFDWRHDVVSPDFHPSQPSRRRASSVLLPIPSLRNDLDGTPDQDLQANRKEEATNTVDNSTDAEIEHKCSGQLKAPDKLADEKPKKVWSPKNCSCKTNVHSETSVKFKDFEQHLPLETVPEEAMDQIPTLKEQLVLSLNEIKRLQDQVKVATAFENRVTPFRDVFEDLRKMRADNTKLRRDKEQIEQMVEGLQQQMMTAVQMAVQKTKGLQIQLEASQSELHAARELIRQLKSE; the protein is encoded by the exons ATGGGTGGACCAAATCAAAAATGTGAAGAAACGCCGGTTTCTCAACAAGAAAAGCTTACACGATGGCGAGAAGAACGGCAAAGGAAGCAGAAAAGCACCAAAAATCAAAGCTCTTTTATTTTGACCAAAAGCTTAAATCGGTCCCGAATCAGTCTCGGCGGAAACAGCTTAAGTAGTCTCCCTGCTCAACAAACAACAGAAGTTCAGGAACGGATTCCGAATAGAGTGATTCGGGGTGCGAAAAGCATTGACGATGCTCGATCGCGCCTTTTTAGGCAGACAAAGAATAATTTTCGAAGTCCATTAGTGTCTGTTGCCAACGTCCGCTGCCCCGCGCATCCTGGCTCCTCTCGTGAAACCAAGTTGTGCCTTAACAAACAATTGAGTCTCTTAGAAATGAGTAATTGTAAGCAAGCTCCATTGGATGCGACAAAATCTACCTCGACATCACCTTTCTGTTCATGGGTTGCGTTGGATACCCCACAATCAACTTCACCGTTATCCTGGAACGAAGATTACGTTGAGCTTGCGGAGCCTCCAATTGATAGCACACCAATTCCGCAGACATCTAAAGTGTGTCGTCAATCTATGCTAGATTACCAAGCAGCGCCGCAGTCAAAGCTTTCAAGAAATCGAGCCAGCGGAGAACAGCTTCGTGACGACCTGCCTTTACTGGAATCGGCTCTACAGGAGTTTCAGCAAGGCTTAGATTCATTCGATTGGCGCAACGAGACCACTGAGGAGTCGGCACAAGGCATGGATCCAATTTGTAGATCGTATAGTGGAGAAGACCCCCAATTTCTTTTGCCTATTCCATCGTCAAGAGAAGCAaattcaacgaaacaacacAACAAAGCCTCCACTTCAGCGGATATTGCCCAAAGGCATTTATCTCAAGACAGCGAACTCCGTACAAATACATCGGTGGAGAAGCCATCGATTCGACAACGATCGCAAGCGCCATttgcttttccttctttAGGGCACCCGTCGCTGCTCAGACAGATATCCAACCCTGAAGACAACGGCTTACCCATCCCTGCACCTCTCACGACACCTCGCAACAGCTCCTTTTTAACCTTGGATCTGGAAACGCCAGAGGAGGACTGGCCCAGGCGACAGGATGCCAAGCAGCTCTTGCTACCCATCCCTTCCTTGCGTGAGCACTTGCCGCCCTTCAAAGATAAAGCACCAAAGTCGGACTTTCCGTCTCGCGAAGAATTCATTGACTATACCAAGGGGGAAAATTCAGGCACAGAGAAAAATAAAACAGCTTTTTCCAGCCAAAAGGAATCATCTTGGGAAAGATCTCCTTCTAATATACAACCAATCAAGGCATCACTTCCGAAGACAGCCAATTCTAATCTCGCGGAGCCTCGCCTCCAAGAAATGCAAGTCTGGGACCTGAAAGATGAGGATGACTCATTCGACTGGCGTCACGATGTGGTTTCACCGGATTTTCATCCGTCGCAGCCATCCCGGAGGCGAGCTTCTTCCGTCTTGCTTCCCATTCCGTCTCTACGCAACGATCTGGATGGGACTCCTGATCAAGATCTGCAAGCGAACCGAAAGGAGGAAGCAACCAACACGGTCGATAATAGTACAGACGCTGAAATCGAACATAAGTGCAGTGGACAATTGAAGGCGCCTGACAAGCTTGCGGACGAAAAACCTAAGAAAGTGTGGAGTCCTAAAAATTGTTCCTGCAAAACCAATGTTCACAGCGAGACGTCTGTCAAGTTTAAAGATTTCGAGCAGCACTTACCACTGGAAACGGTACCAGAGGAAGCGATGGACCAGATACCAACCTTAAAAGAGCAACTGGTTCTTTCTCTGAATGAGATCAAACGACTACAGGATCAAGTGAAGGTAGCCACAGCGTTTGAGAACCGGGTTACTCCCTTCCGGGACGTCTTTGAAGAT CTCCGAAAAATGAGGGCTGACAATACAAAGTTACGCCGAGACAAAGAGCAGATTGAGCAAATGGTGGAAGGCttgcaacagcaaatgaTGACGGCGGTACAGATGGCTGTGCAAAAGACCAAAGGACTTCAAATTCAGTTGGAGGCGTCGCAGTCAGAACTGCATGCCGCCCGTGAGCTGATCAGACAGCTAAAATCTGAATGA
- a CDS encoding isocitrate dehydrogenase (Part of the TCA cycle: Isocitrate + NADP(+) = 2-oxoglutarate + CO(2) + NADPH. The model contains a mitochondrial targeting sequence according to targetP. Appears to be upregulated under conditions of nitrate depletion.), translating to MLSVENKVVAPPMVYIAGEEMTRYACDLVVKSWLEPYFDLSQWEYFDLSCVNRDNTNDQVLRDAVTAGQRIGAIFKEPTITPSAIQKKAFGLKNSLGSPNGAMRAGWNGITISRDTIHIDGIELGYKRPVFFERHAVGGEYGAGWSKVGRGTLLTTYLPSDGRDPFVVDKRDLTDQHNVVVTYHNPYDNVEPLAHLFFQRCLDANITPYVVTKKTVFKWQEGFWAVMKDVFDEHYKSRFEEKGLLQACGGDLQHLISDAATMQLIRWTDGGFGMAAHNYDGDMLTDQIAQVHRSPGFITSNLVGKAPDGSLIKEFEASHGTVSDLWNDHLAGKETSLNPLGLVEAIVGALQHAAVLD from the exons ATGCTCAGTGTCGAGAATAAAGTCGTGGCCCCGCCCATGGTGTACATTGCCGGCGAAGAAATGACCCGCTACGCCTGCGATCTCGTCGTCAAATCATGGCTAGAGCCGTACTTTGATCTTTCCCAATGGGAATATTTCGATCTTTCTTGCGTCAATCGCGACAACACCAACGACCAAGTCCTCCGGGACGCCGTCACGGCGGGACAACGCATCGGGGCCATCTTCAAGGAACCCACCATTACTCCCAGTGCTATTCAAAAGAAAGCCTTTGGGTTGAAAAACAGTTTGGGCAGTCCCAATGGTGCCATGCGGGCGGGTTGGAATGGCATTACCATTTCGCGTGATACCATTCATATTGACGGCATTGAACTGGGTTACAAGCGACCCGTCTTTTTTGAACGACACGCCGTCGGAGGGGAATATGGAGCCGGATGGAGCAAGGTCGGGCGAGGCACGCTGTTGACGACCTATTTGCCGTCGGATGGGAGGGATCCCTTTGTCGTTGACAAACGTGATTTGACCGATCAGCATAATGTGGTCGTCACCTACCACAATCCCTACGATAACGTTGAACCCCTCGCGCACTTGTTCTTTCAGCGATGTCTCGACGCCAACATTACACCCTACGTGGTGACCAAAAAGACCGTCTTTAAATGGCAGGAAGGATTCTGGGCAGTCATGAAAGACGTTTTCGATGAGCATTACAAGTCTCGATTTGAGGAGAAGGGCCTTTTGCAAGCCTGTGGCGGAGATTTGCAGCATTTGATTTCCGATGCTGCAACGATGCAGCTCATTCGTTGGACCGACGGCGGCTTCGGTATGGCGGCTCATAACTATGACGGTGATATGC TGACGGATCAGATTGCCCAAGTCCACCGGTCGCCAGGTTTCATCACAAGCAACCTGGTCGGCAAGGCCCCTGACGGAAGCCTCATCAAAGAGTTCGAAGCCTCCCACGGTACCGTCAGTGATTTGTGGAACGATCATTTGGCCGGTAAAGAAACGTCTCTGAACCCTCTCGGTCTTGTGGAAGCTATAGTTGGTGCACTCCAACACGCAGCCGTCCTTGAT
- a CDS encoding predicted protein: MVQGSRRFSVPSQSIFSSKSSQMKGICFVLAFWLFTAHISAFQPTSLSIFQSSGAQLRVRRTAVFLKVDRDNSIEGAELCWNPKLRRVMGLVASAGMIETAYLTLTKLTDKVDILCGADGGCSSILNGPYAFIPGTNIPLSLLGFVAYATVAFLAVEPIRTNEENDQSNRVLLTTATTIMGVFSVFLMSILFGVLHESCPYCIASAVFSIVLAKLAWLGGALPQERVKEGVATSAGGALAAFAAATVFYVNINNNINQPSSQVNFAGNFFGKPTLLADASGASSKQLLYEPPTVSTVSSERALALSSQLQALDTKMYGAYWCSHCYDQKELLGVQAMAKIPYIECSKDGFFRESERSMNWKILYGK; this comes from the exons ATGGTACAAGGATCGCGCCGATTTTCGGTACCAAGCCAATCGATATTCTCGTCAAAGAG TTCTCAAATGAAGGGAATTTGCTTCGTTTTGGCGTTCTGGCTCTTTACAGCTCACATTTCGGCGTTCCAACCGACGTCGCTTTCGATTTTTCAGAGTTCCGGGGCCCAATTACGAGTCAGGCGAACAGCAGTATTTCTGAAGGTTGACCGTGACAATTCGATAGAGGGAGCAGAACTATGTTGGAATCCCAAGCTCCGTCGCGTTATGGGCCTGGTTGCTTCAGCTGGCATGATTGAGACGGCCTACCTAACCCTTACGAAGTTGACGGACAAGGTGGATATCCTTTGTGGAGCCGACGGCGGCTGCTCCTCCATTCTGAACGGTCCATATGCCTTCATTCCAGGGACAAACATTCCTCTATCCTTATTAGGTTTCGTGGCCTACGCTACTGTAGCGTTTCTGGCCGTGGAGCCAATCCGAACAAATGAAGAAAACGACCAAAGCAACAGAGTCTTGTTGACGACAGCGACCACCATCATGGGCGTCTTTTCCGTCTTTCTGATGTCTATTTTGTTTGGTGTGCTACACGAATCATGTCCATACTGTATTGCATCAGCAGTGTTCTCTATAGTGTTGGCGAAACTGGCATGGTTGGGCGGTGCCCTACCCCAGGAGCGCGTTAAAGAGGGCGTCGCCACAAGCGCCGGAGGAGCCCTGGCGGCCTTTGCGGCCGCCACCGTTTTTTACGTGAatatcaacaacaacatcaaccaACCGTCATCGCAAGTGAATTTTGCAGGAAATTTTTTTGGCAAGCCGACCCTGTTGGCCGACGCAAGCGGCGCCAGCAGCAAACAGCTTTTGTACGAGCCTCCTACCGTTTCTACTGTTAGTTCCGAGCGGGCCTTGGCGCTGTCATCTCAGCTACAGGCGCTAGATACAAAAATGTACGGGGCATACTGGTGCTCGCACTGCTATGACCAGAAAGAACTTCTCGGCGTCCAGGCCATGGCCAAGATTCCTTATATCGAATGCAGCAAAGACG GCTTTTTCCGGGAGAGCGAGAGATCGATGAATTGGAAGATATTGTACGGCAAGTAA
- a CDS encoding predicted protein: MEQSRPKCHHYDRNCTLISPCCGLAFGCRICHEECPVLPPPLQQWSQQTHHAFDRFAVREVICRQCYLRQSSKTNNCVNCGIQFGLYHCNICNLWMSDAERPYHCQDCGFCRVGGRESFRHCHDCGMCIDAQLFDEHNCKAGKYMSNCPVCQEDLFSSRHASHEMPCGHAIHWHCFKELTTYDSRCPVCKKTAETPEEMAATWSAIAMGIALQPVPPEMARIVNIVCNDCENRDHTRRWHFLGVRCHTCMSFNT; this comes from the exons ATGGAACAATCCCGTCCGAAATGTCATCATTATGATCGGAATTGTACACTGATTTCACCTTGTTGTGGTTTGGCATTTGGTTGCCGTATTTGTCACGAAGAATGCCCCGTGCTCCCACCTCCGCTTCAACAGTGGTCTCAGC AAACACACCACGCTTTTGACAGGTTTGCCGTACGAGAGGTAATTTGTCGACAATGCTATTTGCGGCAATCGAGTAAAAC CAACAATTGTGTAAACTGTGGCATTCAATTTGGTTTGTATCACTGTAATATCTGTAATCTATGGATGTCTGACGCAGAGCGGCCGTATCACTGTCAAGACTGCGGCTTTTGTCGTGTGGGGGGTCGAGAAAGCTTTAGACACTGTCATGACTGTGGCATGTGCATTGACGCACAACTTTTCGATGAGCATAATTGTAAGGCCGGAAAGTACATGAGCAATTGCCCAGTCTGTCAGGAAGACCTGTTTAGTTCCCGTCATGCATCACACGAAATGCCTTGCGGTCACGCCATTCATTGGCATTGTTTCAAGGAACTAACGACGTACGATTCACGCTGTCCAGTGTGCAAAAAAACAGCTGAAACCCCAGAGGAAATGGCAGCGACCTGGTCAGCGATCGCCATGGGCATCGCTCTGCAGCCTGTACCACCCGAAATGGCCCGTATCGTGAACATTGTTTGCAATGATTGTGAAAATCGAGATCACACACGTCGCTGGCATTTTCTGGGTGTACGCTGTCACACTTGCATGAGTTTCAATACG
- a CDS encoding predicted protein produces MEDSSPVEKNPNDKDDESFYKEGDVVLAVSREPRQHASREELDAPAPCASPGTKRTFTILAHPGMPAATMITGRAPVEKASVLSGLSFKMPDLATVPVSGLAIQGTTASPATFEPTKPPEGKPEIVPTATTVSHGIFDDADDEEDASMPLSTLKPNKSNSFLELQTQNFPMKNTAPMDVDEKVREAPRSDLMSIVLGKSPARKRVADSSPGPISLPIPELPPKSFEADVVEQPTKRRRKSATQKKLLVAKKERDAAQKLLCDKFDLRDFLPEEVCKFLGCNFWIFTVDQLRCVLKSSHDDEYLARQAKEIRKEIVELLKKKDGISSTGKGQNATGPMDHGENSTKTASTLPTTQITNRQQNHDGGNGTMEKDKAEQNKFENAGSVQAPDETVSLAGPNVEAESTLRGWLTMLPAGNESSATQVAKRFPLDGAISCLIPLNIRNFFASAGIKTLFEFLSIKKTETGSICDIEQMWRDQCNLKKMPAVALAKHLLGIGSRLEAAISTVPAVGKTDQKWMNDPIIVLTGAAHEFLVDRMGIKSGTNFLNMRTKDLSVQLVFWRNSKGLPPLKGSGKVAMISGWKASVKESIEVEQLPGKVLPFIDLTDLPPADLPEASSELRSEEPRGYSGAKHNVSKSSVVVMKEKLPVLNKQGKYALHSPLLLEEVLGKTLTSFLKSAGIDTAAKLFGAKRTPESLLGRAIRKSQIAVDADKAVTEWLDKIRAELKQFEPLPSPRQVRAKRAVEKTAKSVTDPFDALSALTKRFLTSMDISNAEQFLSARTTHIANEFVQFRTKEGMPDLKGLGAIASVSGWKAQCRKVAREMGLDAIGNIEPDAKSQVTPTLAAPNVASSKPNDYIDASMKRLPETKNLPFHPDVIFGAPRQPFSVQATQAMGNVRFLFHLSVRTEASSSQLGLFLCYDGASSGEVDVTENCAAIVDNIAGSQSSAIVLPVLRDGSSKVASTTEIVDHRFTFRTAKEGCGLIRLRKHGVRPFQDQDLSLLKEEIRSFLFSGNTDRPCEAPKYDPYNILLERDSLGKYDYLFCTDIFFEKGQMSRVQFISVSDFIRSRRHEESSQPSRPLIDAALYLISNKDLENAIIFVEEVLAETTDFNEAVDMMLASESNTERLTHFVAAARLRQRADWVFRRIVDAMSSNYRERKMATTRYKLYFGRRALLNHSKIKNLKPEILEQLRTTIATEMRNDFFSGIGLEGVYRQLRLSYWCPLAQSALDCLLDTIIGHFAMTDGANILFNVEEKLQLSFAKLLQEDPCVIHCLINQHGSSKQELDGRIVCVDQESEEARNTTLRTQVDVENGTSKICTHWYLNLLWQVAIVVISTFGNLYEDIEFRKDRIMKALKGVLEQRTDINESFGPTLDMLKFDVLVPLPLSDWKCFTPIPLSRQFFLGLVWPLLRKLGWRLDVGQTPDHVSFLAPFRNGHNAKKLKHAKHRMIQKRARLEKETNHNVGLGILSKSTKRICISTSIREEFAEIGSLRKVSTSKALDLFVEHVQDRSNEGNIFYNKQIEDVVNSIRVSFDELAPSLDSVRKTLDGLKPSESLGSEYLFQFLFILPSILRQSKIPMHQLDDAIEIVKELIAFLTNIYDVVLDEEFQPPKEVYAQDEDSSVSTLAARLSSKTEEGAERKGPIKSLTETVLEEDKPDLTDFMVVVLQQTIPIRATEEDMARKNRRVQVGFPGLGCRHCTGSGAGRYFFSSIDSVATAGTVIEKHVMKCGAIDAGIKAIVAEAKTRHTAQRKNHPQGLQQKFFNRLWDRLRNSKIGGESSGVYFFEKKDSADDAEHGEILSFSDHVAVLDYLHQSPRWREHGGDLLSAIHQYYNSLQYGSRVYGTSAMPPNFSSEWLLSKILPRKRVFNKAAMPG; encoded by the exons ATGGAGGACTCTAGTCCAGTTGAAAAGAATCCAAATGACAAGGATGACGAAAGCTTTTATAAAGAGGGGGATGTCGTGCTTGCTGTAAGCCGAGAACCACGGCAGCATGCTTCACGGGAGGAGCTTGATGCTCCCGCACCTTGTGCATCTCCCGGAACCAAACGGACATTTACTATTCTGGCTCATCCAGGCATGCCCGCGGCAACCATGATAACCGGAAGAGCGCCAGTGGAGAAAGCAAGTGTTCTCTCAGGACTTAGTTTTAAAATGCCCGACCTTGCGACCGTGCCGGTATCCGGCTTGGCCATCCAGGGCACGACTGCAAGCCCTGCAACCTTCGAACCAACGAAGCCACCGGAAGGCAAGCCAGAAATCGTGCCGACCGCTACTACAGTTAGCCATGGAATTTTCGACGATGcggatgacgaagaggatgCCTCAATGCCGCTTTCGACCCTCAAGCCTAACAAATCGAATTCGTTTTTGGAATTGCAAACGCAGAATTTTCCTATGAAGAACACTGCACCTATGGACGTCGACGAGAAGGTGCGGGAGGCTCCACGCTCCGATCTAATGAGCATTGTTTTGGGAAAAAGCCCAGCAAGGAAACGGGTAGCTGATTCTTCTCCTGGTCCGATATCACTTCCGATACCCGAATTACCACCGAAGTCGTTTGAGGCTGATGTAGTCGAGCAACCGACAAAGCGCCGCCGAAAGAGTGCCACCCAGAAGAAGCTGTTGGTAGCCAAAAAGGAGCGAGACGCAGCCCAAAAACTGCTTTGCGACAAGTTCGATCTTCGCGATTTTCTACCTGAGGAGGTCTGCAAATTTTTAGGGTGTAACTTTTGGATATTTACGGTCGATCAGCTTCGGTGTGTGCTAAAATCGAGTCATGACGACGAATATCTTGCCCGGCAAGCCAAGGAGATTCGAAAAGAGATCGTGGAATTACTCAAGAAAAAAGACGGCATTTCGTCTACCGGCAAAGGACAGAACGCAACGGGACCGATGGATCATGGAGAGAATAGTACAAAAACAGCAAGTACTCTTCCGACTACTCAGATTACGAACAGACAGCAAAATCACGATGGAGGCAACGGAACCATGGAAAAGGATAAAGCCGAACAAAACAAATTTGAAAATGCCGGATCAGTCCAAGCTCCCGATGAAACAGTCTCGCTCGCTGGTCCAAATGTTGAAGCCGAATCGACTTTGCGAGGATGGCTAACAATGTTGCCGGCTGGCAATGAGAGCAGTGCGACCCAAGTGGCGAAACGATTTCCTTTAGATGGGGCGATTTCATGCCTCATTCCTCTGAATATTCGCAATTTTTTTGCATCGGCTGGAATAAAAACTCTTTTTGAGTTTCTTTCAATAAAAAAGACAGAGACCGGATCAATTTGCGATATTGAGCAAATGTGGAGAGACCAGTGCAATCTGAAGAAAATGCCCGCGGTAGCGCTCGCCAAGCATCTACTCGGAATTGGGTCTCGTCTTGAGGCCGCAATCTCTACTGTCCCTGCGGTTGGAAAAACTGACCAAAAATGGATGAATGACCCAATAATTGTGTTAACGGGTGCTGCCCATGAGTTTCTTGTTGACCGTATGGGAATTAAGAGTGGTACCAATTTCCTGAATATGCGAACCAAGGACTTGTCCGTACAACTGGTTTTTTGGCGCAATAGCAAGGGTTTACCTCCATTAAAAGGTTCAGGGAAGGTCGCAATGATTTCGGGGTGGAAAGCATCCGTCAAAGAATCCATTGAAGTTGAGCAGCTTCCCGGAAAGGTGTTACCCTTTATTGATCTAACGGATCTGCCCCCTGCTGATCTTCCAGAAGCAAGCTCAGAGCTAAGATCGGAGGAACCGCGTGGATATTCCGGGGCAAAACACAACGTCTCAAAATCGTCTGTTGTTGTAATGAAAGAAAAGCTACCTGTTCTGAACAAGCAAGGAAAGTATGCATTGCACTCGCCGCTACTTTTAGAAGAAGTCCTTGGGAAAACTCTAACTTCATTTCTGAAATCTGCTGGGATTGACACGGCGGCAAAGTTGTTCGGAGCAAAGCGAACTCCAGAGTCATTGCTTGGTCGTGCGATTCGAAAATCACAAATTGCGGTTGACGCAGACAAAGCTGTGACTGAATGGTTGGATAAAATACGTGCGGAGCTGAAGCAATTTGAGCCGTTGCCCTCTCCGCGCCAAGTACGTGCCAAAAGGGCAGTAGAAAAAACAGCAAAATCTGTGACAGACCCGTTCGATGCATTAAGCGCACTTACCAAACGATTTCTCACGTCGATGGACATATCAAATGCCGAGCAGTTTCTCTCTGCAAGGACAACCCATATCGCGAATGAATTTGTCCAGTTCAGAACAAAAGAGGGGATGCCTGACCTGAAGGGATTGGGCGCGATTGCTTCAGTGAGCGGTTGGAAGGCTCAATGCAGAAAAGTTGCTCGAGAAATGGGTCTTGATGCGATAGGGAATATAGAGCCTGACGCAAAATCCCAAGTCACTCCAACGCTGGCGGCACCCAATGTTGCGTCCTCAAAGCCGAACGACTACATCGATGCTTCTATGAAACGCTTGCCGGAAACAAAGAATCTTCCTTTTCATCCTGATGTCATTTTCGGTGCTCCTAGGCAACCATTTTCAGTTCAGGCAACCCAAG CAATGGGAAATGTGCGTTTTCTCTTCCATTTGTCGGTTCGGACTGAAGCGAGTAGCTCTCAGTTAGGTCTCTTTCTATGCTATGATGGTGCATCCAGTGGAGAAGTTGACGTCACAGAGAACTGCGCTGCTATTGTGGACAATATCGCTGGGTCTCAGTCCTCTGCGATCGTACTGCCCGTACTCCGTGATGGCTCTTCGAAAGTCGCATCAACTACAGAAATAGTGGATCATCGTTTCACGTTTAGAACTGCAAAGGAAGGTTGTGGCTTGATCCGGCTGAGAAAACACGGCGTTCGGCCATTTCAAGACCAGGATCTCAGCTTGTTAAAGGAAGAGATAAGATCTTTCCTATTTTCGGGCAACACTGACCGACCATGCGAAGCCCCAAAATATGATCCATACAATATTCTGCTAGAACGTGACAGCTTGGGCAAGTACGATTACCTATTCTGTACAGACatcttttttgaaaaaggacaGATGTCGCGAGTACAATTCATATCTGTGTCAGATTTTATCCGTTCGCGTCGCCACGAAGAGTCCTCGCAACCGTCTCGTCCACTCATTGACGCCGCGCTATATCTGATATCAAATAAAGATCTTGAAAATGCAATCATTTTTGTCGAAGAAGTATTAGCTGAGACGACTGATTTCAACGAGGCCGTTGACATGATGTTGGCGTCGGAATCGAATACGGAGAGATTGACACATTTTGTCGCGGCTGCGAGGCTGAGGCAGAGAGCGGACTGGGTGTTTCGACGGATCGTGGATGCAATGAGTTCTAACTACCGCGAACGCAAAATGGCGACAACTCGGTACAAACTATACTTTGGTCGCCGCGCGCTTTTGAATCACAGCAAGATCAAGAATTTGAAGCCCGAGATCTTGGAACAGTTAAGGACGACGATTGCAACCGAAATGCGTAATGACTTTTTCTCGGGCATTGGTCTAGAGGGCGTTTATCGCCAACTTCGACTTTCCTATTGGTGCCCGTTGGCACAATCCGCATTGGATTGCCTGCTTGATACGATCATAGGACATTTCGCCATGACAGATGGAGCCAACATTTTGTTCAATGTTGAAGAAAAGCTTCAATTATCCTTTGCGAAACTTTTACAGGAAGATCCGTGTGTAATCCACTGTCTCATCAATCAACATGGTTCCAGCAAACAGGAGCTTGATGGAAGGATAGTGTGTGTTGACCAAGAAAGCGAGGAAGCAAGGAATACGACGCTGCGTACACAAGTTGACGTTGAAAACGGTACTTCCAAAATATGTACACATTGGTACCTAAACCTACTATGGCAAGTGGCGATTGTCGTTATCTCCACCTTTGGCAACTTGTATGAAGACATTGAGTTTCGTAAAGACCGTATTATGAAAGCTCTAAAGGGAGTGTTGGAACAACGGACTGATATAAATGAATCTTTCGGTCCTACTCTCGACATGTTGAAATTTGATGTTTTAGTGCCTCTCCCCCTCAGTGATTGGAAGTGCTTTACGCCTATTCCACTCTCTCGCCAATTCTTTCTTGGTCTGGTCTGGCCGTTACTTCGCAAATTAGGGTGGCGTTTGGATGTTGGCCAAACCCCAGATCACGTATCATTTCTCGCCCCGTTTCGAAATGGTCACAATGCAAAGAAATTGAAACATGCGAAGCACCGTATGATCCAGAAGCGAGCTCGtcttgaaaaagaaaccaacCACAACGTTGGTCTAGGAATTTTGTCAAAgtcgacgaaaaggatcTGCATATCAACTTCAATTCGGGAAGAGTTCGCTGAAATAGGCTCCCTTCGAAAAGTATCGacaagcaaggctttggatTTATTTGTCGAACACGTGCAAGACAGGTCCAATGAAGGGAACATCTTCTACAACAAACAAATAGAAGACGTCGTCAATAGTATTCGCGTTAGTTTTGACGAGCTCGCTCCTTCTCTGGACTCTGTCAGAAAAACTTTGGATGGTCTGAAGCCTTCTGAGTCGTTGGGGAGTGAGTACCTGTTCCAGTTTCTATTCATCTTGCCCAGCATCCTTCGCCAATCTAAGATTCCCATGCATCAATTAGATGATGCTATCGAAATTGTGAAAGAGCTCATTGCATTTTTAACAAACATCTATGACGTtgttctcgacgaagaatttcAACCGCCCAAAGAAGTATACGCACAAGACGAGGACAGCTCTGTATCCACGTTAGCTGCACGGCTGTCAAGCAAGACAGAAGAGGGAGCGGAACGGAAAGGCCCCATAAAGTCGTTGACTGAGACTGTTTTGGAAGAGGACAAACCAGATCTTACCGACTTTATGGTCGTTGTTCTACAGCAAACTATTCCAATCCGTGCGACAGAAGAAGACATGGCAAGGAAAAATCGTCGTGTTCAAGTTGGTTTTCCAGGTCTCGGTTGTCGGCACTGCACCGGAAGCGGGGCAGGACGATATTTTTTTAGTTCAATTGATAGCGTAGCCACTGCCGGCACCGTAATTGAGAAGCACGTGATGAAGTGTGGTGCTATCGACGCTGGGATCAAAGCCATTGTGGCTGAAGCCAAAACTAGACATACGGCCCAGCGGAAAAACCATCCACAAGGACTGCAGCAAAAGTTTTTCAACCGGTTATGGGACCGTTTGCGTAATTCCAAGATTGGAGGTGAAAGCAGTGGGGTGTATTTCTTTGAGAAAAAAGATAGTGCGGACGACGCCGAGCATGGTGAGATCCTTTCGTTTAGCGATCACGTTGCAGTGCTTGATTATTTACACCAATCCCCACGGTGGAGAGAACATGGTGGTGACTTGCTCTCTGCGATCCACCAGTACTACAACAGTCTCCAATACGGTAGCAGGGTATACGGCACGTCAGCTATGCCCCCAAATTTCAGTTCTGAATGGTTGCTGAGCAAGattttgccaaggaaaagagttttcaacaaggcTGCTATGCCCGGCTAA